One stretch of Candidatus Angelobacter sp. DNA includes these proteins:
- a CDS encoding methyltransferase domain-containing protein, which produces MSHQETYRHNEAYAEFLANWDAGFYAKYADTLRPEKPGARVLDVGCGVGQVVARLADAGFEAFGVDVSEPNITRARKFSGRCQLYDGRRLPFPDAYFAGVGALNVLEHVEEPEAFIKELVRVAEPAGRVIISSPNFFRVLGFRDYHPKMRGLSNKWRNWRRLREKRRLLKTNPDSARFDRMTPVVKEPFTPDDDAIVATNAPEIAFFLERSGCVIESASCTDRYVAKPVDLILNLTPLRYLMFNAFIVARRKP; this is translated from the coding sequence ATGAGCCATCAGGAGACGTACCGGCACAACGAAGCCTACGCCGAGTTTCTCGCCAATTGGGACGCCGGCTTTTATGCGAAATATGCCGACACGTTGCGTCCGGAAAAACCCGGCGCACGCGTGCTCGACGTTGGCTGCGGCGTCGGCCAGGTCGTCGCGCGGCTCGCAGACGCGGGCTTTGAAGCCTTTGGCGTGGATGTTTCTGAACCGAACATTACGCGCGCCCGCAAGTTCAGCGGACGGTGTCAGTTATATGACGGTCGGCGCCTGCCCTTTCCCGATGCATATTTCGCCGGAGTGGGAGCATTGAACGTGCTGGAGCACGTCGAGGAACCGGAGGCGTTCATAAAGGAACTTGTGCGTGTAGCGGAGCCCGCCGGGCGGGTGATCATCTCCAGTCCGAATTTTTTTCGTGTCCTCGGCTTCCGCGACTATCACCCAAAAATGCGCGGACTGTCGAACAAGTGGCGCAACTGGCGGCGGCTCCGGGAAAAGCGCCGGCTGCTGAAAACCAATCCTGACTCCGCCCGCTTCGACCGGATGACGCCGGTTGTCAAGGAGCCGTTCACACCGGACGATGACGCGATCGTGGCCACGAACGCGCCGGAAATCGCCTTCTTCCTCGAACGTTCCGGCTGCGTGATCGAGTCCGCGTCCTGCACGGACCGCTACGTCGCAAAACCCGTTGACCTGATTCTCAACCTCACGCCGCTGCGTTACCTGATGTTCAACGCCTTCATCGTGGCACGCAGGAAGCCATGA
- a CDS encoding Nif3-like dinuclear metal center hexameric protein, whose amino-acid sequence MAVISLSSVARHCDRLLRTDQFGDWEGAVNGLQVENRGTITRIAAAVDASRATVELAIRARADLLIVHHGLFWNPSHPWTGKRYELLRLLLENNLAVYSSHLPLDAHPRVGNNAQLCAALGLKKHRAFFFEKGRFIGRKVEVRLPRERLEDRLRRELGCAPKLLAGGPRVCRCIGVVTGGAGSELNKVAHEGVDTFITGEGPHWTFALAEELGVNVFYGGHYATETFGVKALAAHLSRRFNVPWSFIDHPSGL is encoded by the coding sequence ATGGCCGTAATCTCTCTCTCGTCCGTGGCACGCCATTGCGACCGGCTGTTGCGCACCGACCAATTCGGAGACTGGGAAGGGGCGGTCAACGGTTTGCAGGTCGAAAATCGCGGCACCATCACGCGCATCGCCGCCGCGGTGGACGCGAGCCGGGCGACCGTGGAACTTGCCATCCGGGCCCGGGCGGATCTGCTGATCGTGCATCACGGTCTGTTCTGGAACCCAAGCCATCCGTGGACCGGGAAGCGCTATGAGCTACTGCGACTGCTGCTCGAAAACAACCTCGCCGTGTACAGTTCACACCTTCCACTCGATGCGCACCCGCGAGTGGGCAATAACGCACAACTCTGCGCGGCGCTGGGCTTGAAGAAGCACAGGGCCTTTTTCTTCGAGAAAGGCCGGTTTATCGGCCGCAAGGTGGAGGTCCGGCTCCCGCGCGAAAGGCTGGAGGATCGATTGCGCCGGGAGTTGGGGTGTGCGCCGAAACTGCTGGCCGGCGGGCCACGCGTGTGCCGCTGCATCGGCGTCGTGACCGGCGGCGCGGGCAGCGAGTTGAACAAGGTTGCGCACGAAGGCGTGGACACGTTTATCACCGGCGAAGGCCCGCATTGGACCTTCGCGCTGGCAGAGGAACTGGGAGTGAATGTTTTTTACGGAGGGCATTATGCGACCGAAACGTTTGGCGTGAAAGCGCTGGCCGCCCACCTGTCGAGGCGGTTCAACGTCCCCTGGTCGTTCATTGACCATCCCAGCGGTCTTTGA